Proteins co-encoded in one Myripristis murdjan chromosome 4, fMyrMur1.1, whole genome shotgun sequence genomic window:
- the suco gene encoding SUN domain-containing ossification factor isoform X1: protein MKRLRVLLVCLIVALLCWFPSHHVYCSEQSLSGPGQSAGDNDVHSHNQEQDSTQHKVAEEWTTHTSYDVGLETERAAALKQLAIHHDTHQDNNEQTVNPQEAVVVEVQAEPEPDTVPAAAEPELHGDVQADVDLPTDILDQDHDQEAPASSTADPAAASAQGQAPTEPPTPAPAEISSDVPAPDPSLDSTPAPSPSLDEAEHTPTSHSASPAHTGAVWVASAGDEPPVDSFVFAVLSGLQCGVTPPKLATCENSPFGSPLSSVDVAGLEDQRPEQGQGSGPEAEVQSLQDPVGHEQQELDDGLSELDEGVNTSDPNQEQPAGDPSLVKEMDPSVPSKEDIPTFDEWKKQVMEVEKEKSQSLHTSTNGSPHPTKKVQKNFKNNYASVECGAKILSANNEAKSTSAILMENMDLYMLNPCSNKIWFVIELCEPIQVKQLDIANFELFSSTPKDFLVSISDRYPTNKWVKLGTFHARDERTVQSFPLDEQLYAKYVKMFIKYIKVELLSHFGSEHFCPLSLIRVFGTSMVEEYEEIADSQYPSERLEYLDEDYDYPPGYQPSEDKASKNLLGSATNAILNMVNNIAANVLGGKPGLDGGAHTEANSSAEAQNETEGSTEVLKPTATYSGSSTLETAEPGQPASHKDTDLSRDSATPSPSSDDSPEDRQIVTLVEEEEDEEPRQSTVTLMEEEGEEEEEEREEQMRREARRRRRESQVYCPFSSLSSISLSCMATLPELLQRWCSARLAKERQRSLRRRQLSTQTQTPTDAQTPALTHTPSQVSVPVSTPTQEALPLTEKVPEPEMPLQGQNEMRASAEVHTPHTHPSTHTLDAQTPEAQILLEPSRTSTIPPHSFSHTSLSRPTPIHEEKPLPPIKDAALDPVHTPALQGVSVPETLQATSATPTLTLSSPLQPLTPETASSPQLDILLPSVKEQPVQPLPLASRPADPIPPPTELHTALPLTETHTDTVKFGTDSGDSQKHSLKASQTHGEQGEPLTQAGEPHRGEDVVDDLLMSSSSNGNIHRSATDFYAELQNGGDYGGGALNGNGALLNGGAVHGSSQKESVFMRLNNRIKALEMNMSLSSRYLEELSQRYRKQMEEMQRAFNKTIIKLQNTSRIAEEQDQKQTDSIQVLQSQLENVTKLMLNLTATVSQLQREVSDRQSYLVVSLVLCLSLGLLLCLQCCRSSTPNAHTNTAALPKSNHYPSPKRCFSSYDDMSLKRRVTCPLVRSKSFQLSSTEVGPDDLYIVEPLRFSPEKKKKRCKTKSSDKVETVKLSDPSAPLTNGGLKCNGFHPCLPPPPVPVAPPSTPPPPPPPPPPPPPPPLHPSVEEVSSLSSFSSKECPSETSSCSSSTHSEESYTSRLPPPSPIFSSSGLCNGHALSLALHQPPAKSRQEKRSVKRRKSRQAELQFPSVPGGGVGSLPSLQQLMKGNKEISVGTIGVTAVTGHV, encoded by the exons gttCCCCAGTCATCATGTGTATTGTTCAGAGCAGAGCTTGTCTGGTCCAGGTCAGTCTGCTGGGGACAACGATGTTCACAGCCACAACCAGGAGCAGGACTCCACGCAGCACAAG gtgGCAGAAGaatggacaacacacacatcctacGACGTGGGACTGGAGACggagagagcagctgcactAAAGCAGCTGGCAATACACCACGACACACACCAAGATAATAATGAACAG ACTGTGAATCCACAGGAGGCTGTAGTGGTGGAGGTTCAGGCTGAACCAGAGCCTGATACTGTCCCTGCTGCTGCCGAGCCAGAACTCCACGGAGACGTCCAGGCTGATGTGGATCTCCCGACTGACATCCTGGACCAGGACCATGACCAGGAAGCACCAGCTTCCTCTACTGCTGACccagctgcagcttcagcaCAGGGCCAAGCACCCACAGAACCACCAACCCCAGCCCCTGCAGAAATCTCCAGTGACGTCCCGGCTCCTGATCCCAGCCTGGACTCaactccagccccttccccatcCTTAGATGAAGCCGAACACACACCTACCTCACACAGTGCCAGCCCAGCCCACACAGG TGCAGTGTGGGTTGCCAGTGCTGGAGATGAACCCCCAGTAGACAGCTTTGTCTTTGCTGTGCTCTCTGGCTTACAGTGCGGGGTCACTCCCCCCAAACTGGCAACCTGTGAAAACTCCCCTTTTGGCAGCCCTCTCTCCAG TGTGGATGTGGCTGGTCTAGAGGACCAGAGGCCAGAGCAGGGCCAAGGTTCTGGTCCTGAAGCAGAGGTCCAATCCCTTCAAGACCCTGTGGGCCATGAGCAGCAGGAGTTGGACGATGGGCTGTCTGAGCTGGACGAGGGAGTCAACACTTCCGACCCCAACCAAGAACAGCCG GCAGGAGACCCCAGCCTTGTCAAGGAAATGGACCCTTCAGTGCCCAGCAAAGAGGACATCCCCACCTTCGACGAGTGGAAAAAACAAGTCAtggaggtggagaaggagaaaa GTCAGTCCCTCCATACCTCAACCAACGGCAGCCCACACCCAACAAAGAAGGTCCAGAAAAACTTCAAGAATAACTATGCCTCCGTTGAGTGTGGTGCCAAGATACTCTCAGCTAACAACGAGGCCAAG AGCACTTCAGCTATTCTCATGGAAAACATGGACCTTTACATGCTAAATCCTTGCAGCAACAAAATCTG GTTTGTGATCGAGCTCTGTGAGCCTATTCAAGTGAAGCAGCTGGACATTGCAAACTTTGAACTCTTCTCATCCACGCCTAAAGACTTTCTAGTGTCCATCAGTGACAG GTATCCTACCAACAAGTGGGTAAAGCTGGGTACATTTCATGCCCGGGATGAGCGCACCGTCCAGAGCTTCCCTTTGGATGAGCAGCTTTATGCCAAATATGTGAAG ATGTTCATCAAGTACATAAAG GTTGAGCTCCTCTCGCACTTTGGATCAGAGCACTTCTGCCCCCTCAGTCTCATCAG GGTTTTTGGCACCAGTATGGTGGAGGAGTACGAGGAGATAGCGGACTCCCAGTACCCCTCGGAGAGACTGGAGTACTTGGATGAAGACTATG ACTATCCACCTGGCTATCAACCATCTGAGGACAAGGCCTCTAAGAACCTGCTCGGCTCAGCCACCA ATGCCATTCTGAACATGGTCAACAACATTGCTGCCAATGTGCTTGGCGGCAAGCCAGGGCTTGACGGTGGAGCACATACAGAAG CCAACTCCTCAGCAGAGGCCCAGAATGAAACAGAGGGGAGCACGGAGGTCCTTAAACCCACTGCAACCTACAGTGGTTCTTCAAC ACTGGAGACAGCTGAGCCGGGCCAGCCTGCATCCCATAAGGATACTGACTTGTCCAGAGACTCTGCCACACCCTCCCCCTCATCTGACGACTCCCCTGAAGACAGACAGATCGTCACTcttgtggaggaggaggaagacgaggagccCAGACAGTCTACTGTCACcctgatggaggaggagggagaggaggaagaggaggagagagaagagcagatgaggagggaggcgaggaggagacggagagagagccAGGTGTActgtcctttctcctctctctcctccatctcactGTCCTGCATGGCCACCCtgccagagctgctgcagcgctGGTGTTCAGCGAGGCTGGCCAAGGAGAGGCAGCGCAGCCTCCGGCGGCGGCAGCTAAGCACTCAAACACAGACCCCCACTGATGCACAAACAcctgccctcacacacaccccgtcACAAGTCTCTGTCCCCGTCTCCACACCCACCCAGGAGGCCCTTCCCCTCACAGAGAAAGTTCCAGAGCCTGAGATGCCTCTTCAGGGCCAAAATGAGATGAGAGCCTCTGCTGAGGtgcacaccccacacacacatcccagcaCTCACACCCTTGACGCACAAACTCCAGAGGCCCAAATTCTCCTGGAGCCTAGCAGAACCTCCACCATCCCCCCTCACAGCTTCTCCCACACTTCCCTGTCCCGGCCTACCCCCATCCATGAGGAGAAGCCACTGCCTCCCATTAAAGACGCAGCCCTGGACCCTGTTCACACTCCAGCTCTCCAAGGGGTCTCTGTCCCAGAGACACTACAGGCCACCAGTGCCACCCCTACCCTTACCTTAAgctctcctctgcagcctcttACCCCCGAGACAGCCTCCTCTCCTCAATTAGACATTTTGCTTCCTTCTGTTAAGGAGCAGCCTGTCCAGCCCCTTCCCCTGGCCTCCAGACCTGCAGACCCAATCCCCCCTCCCACTGAACTACACACAGCTCTCCCACTGACTGAaactcacacagacactgtaAAGTTTGGAACAGACAGCGGAGACTCTCAGAAACACAGCCTCAAGGCTTCCCAGACCCACGGGGAGCAGGGTGAGCCACTCACCCAGGCCGGAGAGCCTCATCGGGGGGAGGACGTGGTGGACGACCTCCTCATGAGCTCTAGCAGCAATGGGAACATTCACCGGTCAGCCACAGACTTCTATGCAGAGCTGCAGAATGGAGGGGATTATGGTGGTGGGGCACTGAACGGAAATGGGGCGTTACTGAATGGGGGAGCGGTGCACGGCTCAAGCCAGAAGGAGAGTGTGTTCATGAGGCTGAACAACAGGATCAAAGCCCTGGAGATGAACATGAGTCTGTCCAGCAGATATCTGGAGGAGCTCAGCCAGAG ATACCGTAAGCAGATGGAAGAGATGCAGAGAGCATTCAACAAGACCATCATCAAACTGCAGAACACCTCCCGCATTGCTGAGGAGCAG GACCAGAAGCAGACAGATTCCATTCAGGTCCTGCAGAGCCAGCTGGAGAATGTCACCAAACTGATGCTCAATCTCACTGCGACAGTCAGCCAGCTACAGAGAGAG GTCTCTGACCGTCAGAGTTACCTGGTGGTGTCTCTGGTCCTGTGTCTCTCCCTGGGCCTGCTGCTGTGCCTGCAGTGCTGCCGCAGCTCCACTCCCAACGCTCACACCAACACTGCTGCCCTGCCCAAGAGTAACCACTACCCCAGCCCCAAGAG ATGCTTCTCCTCTTATGATGATATGAGTCTAAAGCGCAGGGTCACCTGTCCGCTTGTTCGCTCTAAGTCGTTCCAGCTGTCTTCTACAGAAG TAGGTCCAGATGACTTGTACATTGTAGAACCTCTAAGGTTTTCTCCAGAGAAAAAG aaaAAACGCTGCAAGACAAAGTCGTCGGACAAGGTCGAGACTGTGAAGTTGTCCGACCCCTCTGCTCCGCTCACTAATGGGGGTCTCAAATGTAACGGCTTCCACCCCTGCCTGCCTCCCCCACCTGTGCCCGTGGCCCCGCcctctactcctcctcctcctcctcctcctccccctccccctcctcctccacctctccatccctctgtggAGGAGGTGTCATCGctgtcctccttctcctccaagGAGTGTCCCTCAGagaccagcagctgcagctcgtCCACCCACTCTGAGGAGTCCTACACGAGCCGCCTCCCGCCTCCTTCCCccatcttctcctcctcagGCCTATGCAACGGTCACGCCCTGTCGCTCGCCCTCCACCAGCCCCCCGCCAAGTCTCGACAGGAGAAGCGCTCGGTGAAGCGGCGGAAGTCACGGCAGGCGGAGCTGCAGTTCCCCTCCGTGCCAGGGGGAGGCGTTGGCTCTTTGCCcagcctgcagcagctgatgaAGGGAAACAAGGAGATCAGTGTTGGGACCATAGGAGTGACAGCTGTCACTGGACATGTCtga
- the suco gene encoding SUN domain-containing ossification factor isoform X2 — MKRLRVLLVCLIVALLCWFPSHHVYCSEQSLSGPGQSAGDNDVHSHNQEQDSTQHKVAEEWTTHTSYDVGLETERAAALKQLAIHHDTHQDNNEQTVNPQEAVVVEVQAEPEPDTVPAAAEPELHGDVQADVDLPTDILDQDHDQEAPASSTADPAAASAQGQAPTEPPTPAPAEISSDVPAPDPSLDSTPAPSPSLDEAEHTPTSHSASPAHTGAVWVASAGDEPPVDSFVFAVLSGLQCGVTPPKLATCENSPFGSPLSSVDVAGLEDQRPEQGQGSGPEAEVQSLQDPVGHEQQELDDGLSELDEGVNTSDPNQEQPAGDPSLVKEMDPSVPSKEDIPTFDEWKKQVMEVEKEKSQSLHTSTNGSPHPTKKVQKNFKNNYASVECGAKILSANNEAKSTSAILMENMDLYMLNPCSNKIWFVIELCEPIQVKQLDIANFELFSSTPKDFLVSISDRYPTNKWVKLGTFHARDERTVQSFPLDEQLYAKYVKMFIKYIKVELLSHFGSEHFCPLSLIRVFGTSMVEEYEEIADSQYPSERLEYLDEDYDYPPGYQPSEDKASKNLLGSATNAILNMVNNIAANVLGGKPGLDGGAHTEANSSAEAQNETEGSTEVLKPTATYSGSSTLETAEPGQPASHKDTDLSRDSATPSPSSDDSPEDRQIVTLVEEEEDEEPRQSTVTLMEEEGEEEEEEREEQMRREARRRRRESQVYCPFSSLSSISLSCMATLPELLQRWCSARLAKERQRSLRRRQLSTQTQTPTDAQTPALTHTPSQVSVPVSTPTQEALPLTEKVPEPEMPLQGQNEMRASAEVHTPHTHPSTHTLDAQTPEAQILLEPSRTSTIPPHSFSHTSLSRPTPIHEEKPLPPIKDAALDPVHTPALQGVSVPETLQATSATPTLTLSSPLQPLTPETASSPQLDILLPSVKEQPVQPLPLASRPADPIPPPTELHTALPLTETHTDTVKFGTDSGDSQKHSLKASQTHGEQGEPLTQAGEPHRGEDVVDDLLMSSSSNGNIHRSATDFYAELQNGGDYGGGALNGNGALLNGGAVHGSSQKESVFMRLNNRIKALEMNMSLSSRYLEELSQRYRKQMEEMQRAFNKTIIKLQNTSRIAEEQDQKQTDSIQVLQSQLENVTKLMLNLTATVSQLQREVSDRQSYLVVSLVLCLSLGLLLCLQCCRSSTPNAHTNTAALPKSNHYPSPKRCFSSYDDMSLKRRVTCPLVRSKSFQLSSTEGPDDLYIVEPLRFSPEKKKKRCKTKSSDKVETVKLSDPSAPLTNGGLKCNGFHPCLPPPPVPVAPPSTPPPPPPPPPPPPPPPLHPSVEEVSSLSSFSSKECPSETSSCSSSTHSEESYTSRLPPPSPIFSSSGLCNGHALSLALHQPPAKSRQEKRSVKRRKSRQAELQFPSVPGGGVGSLPSLQQLMKGNKEISVGTIGVTAVTGHV, encoded by the exons gttCCCCAGTCATCATGTGTATTGTTCAGAGCAGAGCTTGTCTGGTCCAGGTCAGTCTGCTGGGGACAACGATGTTCACAGCCACAACCAGGAGCAGGACTCCACGCAGCACAAG gtgGCAGAAGaatggacaacacacacatcctacGACGTGGGACTGGAGACggagagagcagctgcactAAAGCAGCTGGCAATACACCACGACACACACCAAGATAATAATGAACAG ACTGTGAATCCACAGGAGGCTGTAGTGGTGGAGGTTCAGGCTGAACCAGAGCCTGATACTGTCCCTGCTGCTGCCGAGCCAGAACTCCACGGAGACGTCCAGGCTGATGTGGATCTCCCGACTGACATCCTGGACCAGGACCATGACCAGGAAGCACCAGCTTCCTCTACTGCTGACccagctgcagcttcagcaCAGGGCCAAGCACCCACAGAACCACCAACCCCAGCCCCTGCAGAAATCTCCAGTGACGTCCCGGCTCCTGATCCCAGCCTGGACTCaactccagccccttccccatcCTTAGATGAAGCCGAACACACACCTACCTCACACAGTGCCAGCCCAGCCCACACAGG TGCAGTGTGGGTTGCCAGTGCTGGAGATGAACCCCCAGTAGACAGCTTTGTCTTTGCTGTGCTCTCTGGCTTACAGTGCGGGGTCACTCCCCCCAAACTGGCAACCTGTGAAAACTCCCCTTTTGGCAGCCCTCTCTCCAG TGTGGATGTGGCTGGTCTAGAGGACCAGAGGCCAGAGCAGGGCCAAGGTTCTGGTCCTGAAGCAGAGGTCCAATCCCTTCAAGACCCTGTGGGCCATGAGCAGCAGGAGTTGGACGATGGGCTGTCTGAGCTGGACGAGGGAGTCAACACTTCCGACCCCAACCAAGAACAGCCG GCAGGAGACCCCAGCCTTGTCAAGGAAATGGACCCTTCAGTGCCCAGCAAAGAGGACATCCCCACCTTCGACGAGTGGAAAAAACAAGTCAtggaggtggagaaggagaaaa GTCAGTCCCTCCATACCTCAACCAACGGCAGCCCACACCCAACAAAGAAGGTCCAGAAAAACTTCAAGAATAACTATGCCTCCGTTGAGTGTGGTGCCAAGATACTCTCAGCTAACAACGAGGCCAAG AGCACTTCAGCTATTCTCATGGAAAACATGGACCTTTACATGCTAAATCCTTGCAGCAACAAAATCTG GTTTGTGATCGAGCTCTGTGAGCCTATTCAAGTGAAGCAGCTGGACATTGCAAACTTTGAACTCTTCTCATCCACGCCTAAAGACTTTCTAGTGTCCATCAGTGACAG GTATCCTACCAACAAGTGGGTAAAGCTGGGTACATTTCATGCCCGGGATGAGCGCACCGTCCAGAGCTTCCCTTTGGATGAGCAGCTTTATGCCAAATATGTGAAG ATGTTCATCAAGTACATAAAG GTTGAGCTCCTCTCGCACTTTGGATCAGAGCACTTCTGCCCCCTCAGTCTCATCAG GGTTTTTGGCACCAGTATGGTGGAGGAGTACGAGGAGATAGCGGACTCCCAGTACCCCTCGGAGAGACTGGAGTACTTGGATGAAGACTATG ACTATCCACCTGGCTATCAACCATCTGAGGACAAGGCCTCTAAGAACCTGCTCGGCTCAGCCACCA ATGCCATTCTGAACATGGTCAACAACATTGCTGCCAATGTGCTTGGCGGCAAGCCAGGGCTTGACGGTGGAGCACATACAGAAG CCAACTCCTCAGCAGAGGCCCAGAATGAAACAGAGGGGAGCACGGAGGTCCTTAAACCCACTGCAACCTACAGTGGTTCTTCAAC ACTGGAGACAGCTGAGCCGGGCCAGCCTGCATCCCATAAGGATACTGACTTGTCCAGAGACTCTGCCACACCCTCCCCCTCATCTGACGACTCCCCTGAAGACAGACAGATCGTCACTcttgtggaggaggaggaagacgaggagccCAGACAGTCTACTGTCACcctgatggaggaggagggagaggaggaagaggaggagagagaagagcagatgaggagggaggcgaggaggagacggagagagagccAGGTGTActgtcctttctcctctctctcctccatctcactGTCCTGCATGGCCACCCtgccagagctgctgcagcgctGGTGTTCAGCGAGGCTGGCCAAGGAGAGGCAGCGCAGCCTCCGGCGGCGGCAGCTAAGCACTCAAACACAGACCCCCACTGATGCACAAACAcctgccctcacacacaccccgtcACAAGTCTCTGTCCCCGTCTCCACACCCACCCAGGAGGCCCTTCCCCTCACAGAGAAAGTTCCAGAGCCTGAGATGCCTCTTCAGGGCCAAAATGAGATGAGAGCCTCTGCTGAGGtgcacaccccacacacacatcccagcaCTCACACCCTTGACGCACAAACTCCAGAGGCCCAAATTCTCCTGGAGCCTAGCAGAACCTCCACCATCCCCCCTCACAGCTTCTCCCACACTTCCCTGTCCCGGCCTACCCCCATCCATGAGGAGAAGCCACTGCCTCCCATTAAAGACGCAGCCCTGGACCCTGTTCACACTCCAGCTCTCCAAGGGGTCTCTGTCCCAGAGACACTACAGGCCACCAGTGCCACCCCTACCCTTACCTTAAgctctcctctgcagcctcttACCCCCGAGACAGCCTCCTCTCCTCAATTAGACATTTTGCTTCCTTCTGTTAAGGAGCAGCCTGTCCAGCCCCTTCCCCTGGCCTCCAGACCTGCAGACCCAATCCCCCCTCCCACTGAACTACACACAGCTCTCCCACTGACTGAaactcacacagacactgtaAAGTTTGGAACAGACAGCGGAGACTCTCAGAAACACAGCCTCAAGGCTTCCCAGACCCACGGGGAGCAGGGTGAGCCACTCACCCAGGCCGGAGAGCCTCATCGGGGGGAGGACGTGGTGGACGACCTCCTCATGAGCTCTAGCAGCAATGGGAACATTCACCGGTCAGCCACAGACTTCTATGCAGAGCTGCAGAATGGAGGGGATTATGGTGGTGGGGCACTGAACGGAAATGGGGCGTTACTGAATGGGGGAGCGGTGCACGGCTCAAGCCAGAAGGAGAGTGTGTTCATGAGGCTGAACAACAGGATCAAAGCCCTGGAGATGAACATGAGTCTGTCCAGCAGATATCTGGAGGAGCTCAGCCAGAG ATACCGTAAGCAGATGGAAGAGATGCAGAGAGCATTCAACAAGACCATCATCAAACTGCAGAACACCTCCCGCATTGCTGAGGAGCAG GACCAGAAGCAGACAGATTCCATTCAGGTCCTGCAGAGCCAGCTGGAGAATGTCACCAAACTGATGCTCAATCTCACTGCGACAGTCAGCCAGCTACAGAGAGAG GTCTCTGACCGTCAGAGTTACCTGGTGGTGTCTCTGGTCCTGTGTCTCTCCCTGGGCCTGCTGCTGTGCCTGCAGTGCTGCCGCAGCTCCACTCCCAACGCTCACACCAACACTGCTGCCCTGCCCAAGAGTAACCACTACCCCAGCCCCAAGAG ATGCTTCTCCTCTTATGATGATATGAGTCTAAAGCGCAGGGTCACCTGTCCGCTTGTTCGCTCTAAGTCGTTCCAGCTGTCTTCTACAGAAG GTCCAGATGACTTGTACATTGTAGAACCTCTAAGGTTTTCTCCAGAGAAAAAG aaaAAACGCTGCAAGACAAAGTCGTCGGACAAGGTCGAGACTGTGAAGTTGTCCGACCCCTCTGCTCCGCTCACTAATGGGGGTCTCAAATGTAACGGCTTCCACCCCTGCCTGCCTCCCCCACCTGTGCCCGTGGCCCCGCcctctactcctcctcctcctcctcctcctccccctccccctcctcctccacctctccatccctctgtggAGGAGGTGTCATCGctgtcctccttctcctccaagGAGTGTCCCTCAGagaccagcagctgcagctcgtCCACCCACTCTGAGGAGTCCTACACGAGCCGCCTCCCGCCTCCTTCCCccatcttctcctcctcagGCCTATGCAACGGTCACGCCCTGTCGCTCGCCCTCCACCAGCCCCCCGCCAAGTCTCGACAGGAGAAGCGCTCGGTGAAGCGGCGGAAGTCACGGCAGGCGGAGCTGCAGTTCCCCTCCGTGCCAGGGGGAGGCGTTGGCTCTTTGCCcagcctgcagcagctgatgaAGGGAAACAAGGAGATCAGTGTTGGGACCATAGGAGTGACAGCTGTCACTGGACATGTCtga